One Peptostreptococcus equinus genomic window carries:
- a CDS encoding beta-ketoacyl-ACP synthase 3, with protein sequence MSIKIISTASYTDDQVLTNDDLTKIVDTNDEWIRERTGIVQRKISKNKTTEKIAFLACKKAIEKGGIEPNQIGLILFASVTNDTKVPSSSFNVLGRLGIKEAICMDINAACSGFIYSLTVAKAMMKMQNIRYCLVVGSERLSKVTNWEDRSTCILFGDGSGAVLLENDAANGEIKLDKNNCQKFYNIDFEIKDQYIKGEYDKDFNLILDMKNDIDDMSNNYIEMNGRQIYKFATKIGPKLINDLLDKNNINQSDVHAIICHQANLRIIENLSIKTDIEIDKWFVNIEKYGNTSSASVPIALDEYITSLKENNAHIEKGKYVVLLAFGGGLSYGVILLKVI encoded by the coding sequence ATGTCTATTAAAATTATATCAACAGCTTCTTATACAGATGATCAAGTACTTACGAATGATGATCTAACTAAGATTGTAGATACAAATGATGAATGGATAAGAGAGAGAACTGGTATAGTTCAAAGGAAAATTTCAAAGAATAAGACTACAGAAAAAATAGCATTTCTAGCATGTAAAAAAGCAATAGAAAAGGGAGGCATTGAACCTAATCAAATAGGATTGATTCTTTTTGCATCAGTTACAAACGATACAAAAGTGCCATCATCATCATTTAATGTTCTTGGAAGATTAGGAATAAAAGAAGCTATATGTATGGATATAAATGCAGCATGTAGTGGGTTTATATATTCTCTAACTGTAGCCAAAGCCATGATGAAAATGCAAAATATAAGATATTGCTTGGTTGTAGGTTCTGAACGATTAAGTAAGGTTACAAATTGGGAAGATAGATCTACATGCATTTTATTTGGAGATGGTTCAGGGGCAGTATTATTAGAAAATGATGCTGCAAATGGAGAAATAAAACTAGATAAAAATAATTGCCAGAAGTTCTACAATATTGATTTTGAAATAAAAGATCAATATATAAAAGGAGAATATGATAAAGATTTCAATTTAATCCTAGATATGAAAAATGATATAGATGATATGTCAAATAATTATATTGAGATGAATGGCAGACAAATATATAAATTTGCAACTAAAATAGGACCTAAACTTATAAATGATTTATTAGATAAAAATAATATAAATCAAAGTGATGTGCATGCGATAATTTGCCACCAAGCAAACTTAAGAATTATAGAAAATTTATCAATAAAGACTGATATTGAAATAGATAAATGGTTTGTAAATATTGAAAAATACGGAAATACATCATCTGCAAGTGTACCTATTGCACTGGATGAATATATAACTTCATTAAAGGAAAATAATGCACATATAGAAAAAGGAAAATATGTAGTGCTATTAGCCTTTGGTGGGGGACTTAGTTATGGAGTTATATTATTAAAAGTAATATAA
- a CDS encoding MarR family winged helix-turn-helix transcriptional regulator, translating into MDRDKDKNDKKNIEYFNIDDNNDSNLIYGEEEVKDNKTIFYTEGDVEEKNDILYGQSCPIVYDDESKNIDDYQSNIIFEKNKEKNDLNEINNTDNRDITKKILNSIIVDLFKNVLTIEEKSMKLRGIKDLSMSEIHVIDAIESGDGKMMSEIADILEITMGTLTTSITKLEKKGYVLREKDIYDKRVVIAKLTRKGELIEKIHKNFHDEMIEHLIIDLKLDEDKALLKALVNINNFFVKEYGGDNVY; encoded by the coding sequence ATGGATAGAGATAAAGACAAAAATGATAAGAAGAATATTGAATATTTTAATATCGATGATAATAATGATAGTAATTTAATATATGGTGAAGAAGAAGTAAAAGACAATAAGACTATTTTTTATACAGAAGGTGATGTAGAAGAAAAAAATGACATTTTATATGGACAATCATGCCCGATAGTATACGATGATGAAAGTAAAAATATAGATGATTATCAAAGTAATATAATTTTTGAAAAAAATAAAGAAAAAAATGATTTAAATGAAATAAATAATACTGATAATAGAGACATTACAAAAAAAATACTTAATTCAATAATTGTAGATTTATTCAAGAATGTTTTAACTATAGAAGAGAAATCTATGAAATTAAGAGGTATTAAAGATCTTTCAATGAGCGAAATTCATGTAATAGATGCTATTGAAAGTGGTGATGGTAAAATGATGTCAGAGATAGCCGACATATTAGAAATCACAATGGGAACACTAACTACATCAATAACTAAATTGGAAAAAAAAGGCTATGTCTTAAGGGAAAAAGATATTTACGATAAAAGAGTAGTAATAGCAAAGCTCACTCGCAAAGGAGAGTTAATAGAAAAAATACATAAGAATTTTCATGATGAAATGATTGAACATTTGATAATTGACTTGAAATTAGATGAGGATAAGGCTCTGCTAAAAGCACTGGTAAATATCAACAACTTTTTCGTTAAAGAATATGGAGGAGATAATGTCTATTAA
- a CDS encoding carboxyl transferase domain-containing protein, translating into MKAIQKVYKAREPDRKKAKEYIEYFCNPFVELHGDRLFSEDNTIICGIGKVDRYSVMVISQEKSRNYGMVNPEGYRKVLRMLRYAEKFSLPVITIVDTPGAACGIGAEERGQANAIANCIYEFSKLKVPTLSIVIGEGGSGGALALSVTDQIWMLENSVYSILSPEGFASILWKDSNLKEKAADLMKLTSQDMLDAGFIEKIIKEDGGEVYNIKNEIIKFLEKSYSQSIEKILKKRYDKYRRINGG; encoded by the coding sequence ATGAAAGCAATTCAAAAGGTTTATAAAGCGAGGGAGCCAGATAGGAAAAAAGCAAAGGAATATATAGAATATTTTTGTAATCCTTTTGTTGAGTTACATGGCGATAGACTTTTTTCAGAGGATAATACAATAATATGCGGTATAGGAAAAGTAGATCGGTATTCAGTAATGGTAATTTCTCAAGAAAAAAGTAGAAATTATGGAATGGTTAATCCTGAAGGTTATAGAAAAGTATTGCGTATGTTAAGATATGCTGAAAAATTTTCTCTACCTGTAATTACAATAGTGGATACTCCCGGAGCTGCATGTGGTATAGGGGCTGAAGAAAGAGGTCAAGCAAATGCTATAGCAAATTGTATATATGAGTTTTCAAAATTAAAAGTTCCAACTCTTTCAATAGTAATAGGAGAAGGAGGAAGTGGAGGGGCTTTAGCACTTAGTGTGACTGATCAAATTTGGATGCTTGAAAATAGTGTTTATTCTATATTGTCGCCAGAAGGGTTTGCCAGCATTCTTTGGAAGGATTCAAATTTAAAAGAAAAGGCGGCTGACTTAATGAAATTGACAAGCCAAGATATGTTAGATGCTGGCTTTATAGAAAAAATAATAAAAGAGGATGGAGGTGAGGTGTACAATATAAAAAATGAGATTATAAAATTTCTCGAAAAAAGCTATTCTCAATCTATAGAAAAAATCTTGAAAAAAAGATATGATAAGTATAGACGTATTAATGGAGGATAG
- the accD gene encoding acetyl-CoA carboxylase, carboxyltransferase subunit beta, producing MLFKSNKKIKYTTVSINLDSETVTKCPECNSIHNKNELKNNIKICPICGYYFKMTAMERIESIIDKKTFVEYFREWKIRDPLNFPNYKNIQNKFKSQTGQDEAVRCGVGKINGKKAVIAVMDAHFMMGSMGSTVGEKITKSIELSLKKKIPLIIFSASGGARMQEGMYSLMQMAKTSQALAKLDKAKQLFISVLTNPTTGGVSASFASLGDIIIAENKALIGFAGPRVISQLTATTLPEGFQKAEFLYTHGLVDMVCKRNEMKEILSDILEIHDNILAKKDNKKFLINGK from the coding sequence ATGTTATTTAAAAGTAATAAAAAAATCAAATATACTACAGTGTCCATAAACTTAGATTCTGAGACAGTGACAAAATGTCCAGAGTGCAATTCCATACATAATAAAAATGAATTAAAGAACAATATTAAAATTTGCCCTATTTGTGGATATTATTTTAAAATGACAGCCATGGAGAGAATAGAATCCATAATTGACAAAAAAACTTTTGTAGAATATTTTAGAGAATGGAAAATAAGGGACCCATTAAATTTCCCTAATTATAAAAATATACAAAATAAATTCAAAAGTCAGACGGGTCAAGATGAAGCAGTGAGATGTGGTGTTGGAAAAATAAATGGGAAAAAAGCAGTAATAGCAGTAATGGATGCACATTTTATGATGGGCAGTATGGGAAGCACTGTAGGTGAAAAAATTACAAAATCTATAGAATTATCCTTAAAGAAAAAAATACCTTTGATAATATTTAGTGCATCAGGTGGAGCTAGAATGCAAGAAGGAATGTATTCATTAATGCAAATGGCAAAGACAAGCCAAGCACTAGCGAAACTCGATAAAGCAAAGCAGCTATTTATAAGTGTTTTGACCAATCCTACTACAGGAGGAGTAAGTGCAAGTTTTGCTAGTTTAGGAGATATAATTATAGCTGAAAATAAGGCTTTAATTGGATTTGCAGGTCCTAGAGTTATATCACAGCTGACAGCAACCACATTACCAGAAGGTTTTCAAAAGGCTGAATTTTTGTATACACACGGTTTGGTAGATATGGTGTGCAAAAGAAATGAAATGAAAGAAATATTATCTGATATATTAGAAATACACGATAATATATTAGCAAAAAAAGACAATAAAAAATTTCTAATAAATGGAAAATAA
- a CDS encoding acetyl-CoA carboxylase biotin carboxylase subunit, which produces MSTLIKKVLIANRGEIAVRIIRTLKDMNIKTVAIYSIVDKESLHTKLADEAICIGPKDIRKSYLNKMQIINAALVTSCDAIHPGFGFLSENASFAKLCEVYNIKFIGPTSKVIDLMGNKNLSKSTMEKAGLPLIPGSKGILESLENAYDIAEKITYPIILKARSGGGGKGMRVVRCKDDLEKSFNTAKKEAENSFGDPEIYMEKYLAKTKHIEVQILADEFNNIIHLGARDCSLQMNHQKLVEEAPAYAICDDLLNKLYEYTKKAVKYISYTNAGTIEYLVDIEEQEVYFMEMNTRIQVEHPVSEMISGIDIVREQVNIASHKKLNYKQNQVNLSGHAIEFRINAYDFDNNFLPSAGKINELNLPGGYGVRIDSGIYQGYEILPFYDSMLMKVIAYASDRNKAISTMKRAMSELIIGGVKTNKKMYEEILEDDNYLKGNIDTSYMESKYKKGV; this is translated from the coding sequence ATGTCAACACTTATTAAAAAAGTTCTTATTGCAAATAGAGGAGAAATAGCAGTGAGGATAATAAGGACTTTGAAAGACATGAATATAAAAACAGTGGCGATTTATTCTATTGTAGATAAAGAATCACTTCATACAAAACTAGCGGATGAAGCAATATGTATAGGTCCCAAAGATATACGAAAGAGTTATTTAAATAAAATGCAAATTATAAATGCTGCTTTAGTAACATCTTGCGATGCCATACATCCTGGTTTTGGTTTTTTATCTGAAAATGCTTCTTTTGCCAAATTATGTGAAGTGTACAATATAAAATTTATAGGTCCTACTAGTAAAGTAATAGATCTTATGGGCAATAAAAATCTATCAAAAAGTACGATGGAAAAAGCTGGTTTACCTTTAATTCCTGGATCAAAAGGTATATTAGAGTCTTTAGAAAATGCATATGATATAGCAGAAAAGATTACTTATCCAATTATTTTAAAAGCTAGATCTGGTGGCGGCGGAAAAGGAATGAGAGTAGTCCGTTGCAAAGATGATTTAGAAAAGTCATTTAATACTGCAAAAAAAGAGGCTGAAAATTCATTTGGCGATCCAGAAATATATATGGAAAAATATTTAGCCAAGACAAAACATATAGAAGTTCAAATCCTTGCAGATGAGTTTAATAATATAATTCATTTAGGAGCGAGGGACTGCTCTTTACAGATGAATCATCAAAAATTAGTGGAAGAGGCTCCTGCCTATGCAATATGTGATGATTTATTAAATAAATTATATGAGTATACAAAAAAAGCAGTAAAATATATATCCTACACAAATGCGGGTACGATTGAATATTTAGTTGATATAGAAGAACAAGAAGTTTATTTTATGGAAATGAATACTAGAATTCAAGTCGAGCATCCTGTTAGTGAAATGATAAGTGGTATAGATATTGTTAGAGAGCAGGTTAATATTGCTTCACATAAAAAACTTAACTACAAGCAAAATCAAGTTAATCTATCTGGACATGCTATAGAGTTTAGGATTAATGCATATGATTTCGATAATAATTTTTTACCTAGTGCAGGTAAAATAAATGAATTAAATTTACCTGGTGGATATGGTGTAAGAATTGATAGTGGTATATATCAAGGTTATGAAATTTTACCATTTTATGATTCAATGTTGATGAAAGTAATAGCGTATGCTAGTGATAGAAATAAGGCCATATCTACTATGAAAAGAGCTATGTCCGAGTTGATAATTGGAGGAGTGAAAACTAATAAAAAAATGTATGAAGAAATATTAGAGGACGACAATTATTTAAAAGGAAATATTGATACTTCTTATATGGAAAGTAAATATAAAAAGGGAGTTTAA
- a CDS encoding acetyl-CoA carboxylase biotin carboxyl carrier protein, which yields MNNVKELAKIIKEMNLSELEYKDDNFEVKFKNNISSSELDFNSKKDTLYKANINNEEKEEILCQSNKNIYIESNLIGTFYSKPSPEENAYVNKNDIVKKGQVVCIIESMKLMNELKAPYDCKIVDILVNDGDLVEFGENIFLVEEI from the coding sequence TTGAACAATGTTAAAGAACTTGCAAAGATAATTAAAGAAATGAACCTATCTGAATTGGAATATAAAGACGATAACTTTGAGGTGAAATTCAAAAATAATATTAGTTCGTCAGAGTTAGATTTTAACAGTAAAAAAGATACTCTATATAAAGCTAATATAAATAATGAAGAAAAAGAAGAAATACTTTGTCAATCAAACAAAAATATATATATTGAATCAAATTTGATTGGAACATTTTACTCAAAACCTAGTCCAGAAGAAAATGCTTATGTAAATAAAAATGACATAGTTAAAAAAGGTCAAGTGGTATGTATTATAGAATCTATGAAATTAATGAACGAACTTAAAGCTCCTTATGATTGTAAGATAGTAGACATACTAGTAAATGATGGAGATTTAGTTGAATTTGGAGAAAATATTTTTTTAGTTGAGGAGATTTAA